Genomic segment of Candoia aspera isolate rCanAsp1 chromosome 2, rCanAsp1.hap2, whole genome shotgun sequence:
GTGTTGTCTGTTATTCTCTCTTGGCCcaagctacctcacagggttgttgtttggaGGCAAAATAGGAGAATGGAAcactttttatttatcaaatctgtaTGCCATCTGATTCCCAACGACTTTTATTTAAGAGATTGATAAAGCTGCCCCTCTCACAATTTGTAACTCTGCACAGCATATGACAAtacaaatcagaaaagaaaatcaaaatttaaaaaaatacaatgccAAACCAAAATAAGCCAAAACATGCAATCAACACATAATCAAGGCTGGCAATGATAACACGCACGCTTATTGCAGAACAGGCTGATCCATCATCCCAACCCAGGGTATAAGGGAAAAGCCAGGACTTTACATTTCTACAGAAAGCCAGTAGGGTCATCTGAACCCTGGGGTGTTGTGCAAAGATCTTCCTCGCTATGGCTGCCACTTGGCTCTCCAAGAAGGttccatgagtccaagaggatccccaaattgtgaTTCTGGATCCAAGTAGGGAAATATATCAACTCGAGGTCTTGGAAGGTGGAATAGGCTAGAAGCTGGAAGACTGTGAgatccagtcctgccttaggtacaaagccagctgagagaccttgggccagtccctctctctcagccctaggaatggcAAGCTGTTCCTTATCTGAGAGTAAAAAAAACCAGTGGCATTCGCAACTTGTaacagaggaaggagaaagagtacagaaaggtggaatgaaaaacaaggcagagctttCATTAAGTACTATGGGGGGATTCTTTCAAATGTAACACAAGTGCATTATTTTTCTGAGAAGCACCAGCTTCCTATATAATTTTGGAATGAAGACAGATCACAAACAGAATATAAGGAGCCACTATATACTTATACTAGTTTCTGCAGGTGGGCTCAAGACTGCCCAGGACACATGATATCCAGAGGATTACATTTATCTGGCCAGCTGATTGACCTTTCTTCCCAGCTACTGTGCAGACCAGTTGGTCTGCTTAGATTGGGAAAACAGAAATTCCCATAGCCTGAAATACAGGATAAGAAAGTTCCATCTGATAAAATTGCACATACTGTGACCAGAAAGAGCCTGCAACTTAGTCTAGCAAATTAAATCCATCAACACAACTTGACATAACTACAGGTTCTCACCACAAATGTTTTGCATGCCACCAACTCTCTGTAATCCTTAATAGCCAACCAACAGAAAATAGTACCATTTGCTTATAGATATGGTGGCATTTCCTGAATTCTTTCTTCCACGTGATGCAATCCAGATGTATTGGAGAACAGCTTTCAACATCCCCAGCCAACAGGACCACCAAGGTATCCGCTTGGGAAAGGCAATCTTGTAGGCTCAGCCATAGTGACTGGACAAAGCACTTGGCCCCTTCACAGCCAGCACAGTCCAGAccagtttctcaaccctggcaactttaagttgtgtggactcccagaattcctcagccaattCCCCCTCCcatgtgggagttgaagtccacacatcttaaagttgccaagattgagaaactctggtctagacAGCCTTCCAGTTAGATACCATAGCCCACCTGATGTCCTTCCAATACCAGTGAAGGCTAAAGAGATTATGAGAACTGTAGTCTGAAACACATGAGGGGTGCCAAGTTACTCATCCCTAATACTGTTGCTTGTTCTTTTTGGCTAATTAACTAAACCTCCTTGGGCAACAGAACAGCTGCTTCTTCTGGAATAGCCCAGGGCATACAtagaaattacttcccccttaTCATTTCAAGATGATGGAGCAGTGGAGAGAACACTTTGTTTCCCCTCTTTTAACCCCTTTCCTTGATTGCACCTGTTTGATTCTGGGGCTCCCCCACTGGCTATAAGGACAATGGAACTGAGAAAATCTGCACCAGGCAGGAGAAAATTAAAGGGCAGctcccttctttcttggactcTTCAAGGTCCTGAAACAACTTCTTGCAATTTTCCCGCTGGCTATGATCAAGCATGCTCACAGGAGAGGTGCACACTCTCCAGGTCAGATCAGGAAGGGAAAGTTTCCACTGTAGCTACATTATCATAGCAGAAAACATTAGGTTCAGTTATGTATCCATTTGTCATGTATTTCTTTGTATCTCAGTATATGTATTGTCCAGGTTTTGTGAAATTGGCTGGAGTCAGTAATTGCTGGTCCAGGCccttctctgagacagagaggacTTGTCCAGATCAAGCCCAGAGGAAGGACAATGGTTGGGAGTCCAGTCTTCACACTGGAACCTCTCAAACTACACCCATCCAGCTTATTTGCTATGCTATAAATACAACCAAGGAAGCCAGAAAcaacaaaggaaacaaaaacaacaatgcttACATCAGTCTTCCAGTTTTTAAAGAGACAGTGACTTCAGCCAGAGTACAGAAAGGCTTAACTTGGTCTCAATTAATGATGAAAAAATATGCTAAGTTCCtcatttcagaattagaattttGACTCAGGAGATTCCATGCTATGTTGGCTCTTATTCAAGTGATAGGTTTGTACTGTGCTTTCAAAAATTATGCTTGGGCTTTGTTTGAATCATGATGCTGTATCAAACCAGCTTTCTCAACACTGCACCACTTGAGGTATTGCTCTATGTTCCACCATTTCCAGCCAGTTCATTTTGGTCTGAGGGTGACAGACGTCATGATCCAACACCAGCCAACTTGGGAGTCAGCCTCTGTTGCTGAATTATTGAAAGGTCCTTTCCCCACCACTGGTCTTCCTGGAATTAACTGGATCCAGGGTCTAACCAAACAGAATAATTTCTTGGAATTGCCCATAAAATGTAGTTACCtcagaaaaagtaaaacaattcCTGATTGTTTTTCCCCTTGTGAAGTGCTATAGCATGGTGAGATTGGGGAAGATCCACCTAGCCCTAGAATTTCTGCAAGTCCCCAACTTCCGGTGGgcacatggtggactgaacagctgtgctcgcgggctcagcaggcagaactgacatgTTTTCTTtcaggctcagacaggtttttcctgaagcccaggagtgcttTTCTGgtgaaggaaaacacctggaatcacttctgcttgcagccagaagatcgcaaacagcatttgtgttcgactggtaagagcagccgggaggtggggacgtcaccatttcctttttttaattattattatgcaGAACCCGCTAGTATCAATTGGCTATTTATTAGATAAATTGCAAGAATTTGGAAAATTAGCaggcttcaaaataaataatcagaaaatgaaaatgataaacttaaatatgaCACAAAATAGTCAAGCTATGTTAGAAAATAAGACAGGCTTCAAAagtgtaaaaaaatatttgggaGAAACTGCAACAAAGAACAACGacctatttcaaaataactactccaaaatatggaatgaaataatgttaatgttttctactacagattaaggttactatggtaactaattattttggccgggtgaagaggttgaattcaactgtccccttttcggatgttaatttttgcacctgggggaggtGTTGAGGGTTGATATAGCAGTGCTGCAGTGCCAACATTCAGGTGAACTGCAAACAAGCTCATAAATCAACCTTGAGGAATCAATCCAGCTGCCTGCTTGAACTGATGCCCGGAACAACAAAGCAATCTTGCAGAACAGCTTTCGCATAACCACATGCAGCCAAAACTGATGCCCTCCAGCTGTTTTGATCTACTGCTCTCGAGCAGGATGGCCCTAACCTGAAGGAAACAAAGAGTAATGCAACGAAAATTCAATTTGGGGCAGCAAAAAGGATCTCGGTCAAGGTTCAAATGACATACTAAGCTATCGTATAGTTTGTTTGGGTTTGGGATagaatgctgtgtgaacccagccactgacgGTTATAAAATATGGTTCATAGCTTTGTGAGTCATACAGCACCAGTTATGGTTTATTAAGTCACggctaaactatggtttagttCCTTATGTGAATTCCATGGGCTTTCTATCCCTTTCTAGATAAAATTCAGTGTGCTGAGATACTGGGCTTAGTATCTTGGATTTGGGGCAGCTGAAGAGTCTCTGACTTCCCACTCTGCCTAGCTAAATAAAAACTAATGGGTCACAAACAGGGAACAGTTTTCTCTATGGCGGCATTCCACCTGTAGGCTGTTCTCCCAGGGCAGCTAATCTGTCACTTATTACTTTTAGGTAgcagtcaatttttttttaactgctctaGGACCTTAAATAATTCACTTCTGAATTTGAATTGGACCTAATCTATGCTGTCATTTATAGGACATATCATGGGTATCAAGAAGGGTGTCAGGAAGGTACAACATGCTCAAGATGGCACCAAGAAGACTTCTCTGttcaaaaatgaaaatggatCCCAGCACGGCCTGGAAGAATTAAATACCTGCTACCGCCAGGAGCAGCAGCTCTTGTGGCAACATGAATCCCTTTGTGAAGCTCAGGCCATGCAAAGAAAGAGATTACTTTTCCTACCAAAAGGCCCCCTGCTTGCCTGGCTGTtttcacagaacagaatccctgTATGTGGCAGTCTCTCTTCTTGAGCCATTCTCTCTCTGACACCTGCTGGCTCAGGAGacttaatttaaaatgtttctcaAAGTGCATGTCAAGGCCCTTCTCCACAGATAAAGAACAGGGGTagaacagtttggtgtagtggttaaggcatcaggctagaaaccgggagacagtgagttctagtcctgccttaggcatgaagccagctgggtgaccttgggccagtcactctctctcagcctgaggaaggaggcaatggcgaaccacttccaaaaaaccttgccaagaaaactgcaaggacttgtccaggcagtttccgagaagcggacacgattgaacagattaaaaaaaaaaaagacacaaagaatTCCAGTGAGGATAAAAGCTGGTGAAATCTGCTCTTCTCCCTAGTCTTCCAATGGTTCAAGAATCCCATCCAATTTTACATCTGGGACAACTGAAGCACCTGTTTTAGGCAGGGATGAGAAATTAGAAACAGCTCTTATTTCAGCAGTAAGAACCTGTAAGTGCACTAACTGGACCAAGATCTAGCAGCAAAGATAATGGAGGCATACTGACAAAGGTTACAACAGACacacatttgaaatataaaagggAAAGCACTAAGCCAGGCATAAGCAAGTTTGTGTTGCTTGAGAGCAGTAGATCAAAGCAGCTGGGAGCATCAGGTTTCTTACCCTAGTAAGAGGACAGCAAAAGCTGCCCAGAATGATAGCTTAAGAGAAGAGGTGGACTAAGTGCATTCATGCAGCAAGAACTGATTTGCCAGACTTGATGTGGGGCAAAGTTCCAGGTCTTTAAATGGGGAACGCTTACAGTTTCTGATACTGCTCAGCATTACAGTGGGAGAAATATCAGCTACTTAAGTTCTCCCATAAAATAGCTAAAGACACTAAATATGGCAAGACTGAAGTGGGCACCCCATTGAACAGGGAAAGCAAAGTAATAAAGTGGGCCATGTTCCTAAAATGATGGGGTATTTAGTGGTAAGTGATCGAATACCTTTAATAAATATCTATCTTCGGAGGAGGTATTAAAAAAGCCAGCAAACAAGTAGGTAATTTTGACAACTGAAAAAATTCTGAATACTATAAAAGCCACAATCCAAAATTCCTAAGGAAAGTGGATCTCTGTTAGGGAGAAAGCTAAGTGAAGGAGAGTCATCAACACTTTCCTCTGAGACCACCACACCCTTAGAAAAAGAAGATAAGCACCCTAGCCCTAAAACTGCTACATTCAGGAGCTGCACAGAGAATGAGGAAAGCAGCCCAGAAGTTACAAGGCACCCACCCTTCTTCTTGGTTTCTTCAAGGGGCAGCAGCAGACAAATGTAGGGAAGCCAAGTTCCACAGCCCTCCATGCTTTTAGGCCTCTCAATCCTCTCCCACACGGATATGTACCCGATGCCAAGCATTGTTGAGTACTCCCAAAATGTTCCAGATTGGCCCCACGCACTCAGGTTGCACATTGTAGCTGGTATCCACAGCCTTGCAGACAATGTTCAACTCCTTGGTTCCAGCAGGCACAGAAGTGTCCAGCTGCCAAAGCTTCCAAGCCCAAGCTCGGCCAGGCAACTGCTCCTCACCAGTTAGTGATGCCTCTTGCCAGCTTTTTCCACCATCCAGCGAAACATCTACACGGATCACCCTTTGCCCCCCACCACTCCAGGCATAGCCTTTCACCTTGAGCTCCCCAGGGGAGACAGAGGTCTTAGGAGTTGGCTCAGTAATGGCAGACTGGATGGACATCTCTTGAATGGCAGGTGCCTTGGAGAAGTCCACGGTCTCCCACGTTACAGAACTAGAGAATCCTTTGTAATCCTTCTGCTGCCAGTGACTCTTGCTTTCCCCTGGTCCCACTGTAATCCGGGCCAGCCATTTAACATTACGAGCCCCCACTACACCTGGCACAATGACTCTGAGTGGGAACCCATGATCCCGAGGCAGCTCCTCCCCATTCATCTCATAAGCCAACAGGACATCCCCGTCAGGACTCATGGCTTTTTTAAAGGGGATGGAGGCTCCGTACACAGTGCCACTATGATCCTTGTCCAGGCCCTCAAAGCAGACATGCCCCTTATCACCTGGCTGATACCCAGCTTGTATCAGGACATCCCGAAGCCGGGCACCACCCCAACAAGCATTGCTAATGGCCCCAATGTTCCACCCGAGCCTGTTGGTATTCTGAATGGTGTTCATCTCTGCACGACGATTGCCAGCACACTGTAGGGTGGCTGTAACTTCATGTTTTTGAAAATTCTGTTTCAGGTCTTGCAGAGACAAGGACAGTGTCTGTCCAGAGGGACTCCGAATACACAGGCGGTAGGTTTCAGGGTCCACAACTGGCACAGGAAGATGGTTGCGCTTGAAGAAGAGCTGGTTGGGAGTCAGAAAATATTCTGAGAGTAACTCTGGAGGAGGTTCTGCATTGAAGGGCTTGACGGTATTGACTCGGAGGGCAGGGTGTCTTGGAGGATCGTTAGCATAAGGGTCGTCTGGGCTTGGCAGAGGAGGCTCTTCTGGGCTCAGTTCTCCCACTTTGTATTCCTGAAGGATGTCCTGAACGTGCTGTTGTTTGTGCATGGCGTAGAGAGCCCAGAATGGTTCCAAAGCACCACCTGCTGCCAGAAGAATCTTACTTCTGCCCCCAGGATGCAGCTCTATGAAATCGGTGACATCAAAAACCTCACTGCCGTAAGTCACCCACACCCGATTAGCTTCGTCATGATGGCGAGCCACCTCTTCTCGGGTAAAgcgagggaaggagggagcaggTGTGGATATTGGAGGCTCAGCCTTTGTTGCCTAAAAGAAAACCAAGAGAGAGGCAATCAGGAAAGGAACAGTACTGGGGGACACACTTCTCTCAGCAAAAGAGCCACATCAGACGTGGTTTGAAATGTTAAGGGCTGCACTCCAAAAAATAGGGATGCAGGGCCTGTTTCAGGAGTTTTAAGCAGCAAAATAGCTGCCTTAAGCATCAGCCCCAAGCAAAAATTAAAAGGGAGGGGGCAAATATTTGACTCCCATCTGTTCCAGGGCTATGAAAGGGATAATGGTGACTGCACAGGGCCTAGGACAAACCTTTTGTGCCCCTTCAGTAATGGGGCCATTCAGCCTTAAATAGggtccatttttttaaatcagaaagctATGAAGCAAAGCATTTAAGTAGTCTCAGCTGAGGCAGAGTTTCAACAACTTCCTCTCACAACAGGTTCAAGCCTTTCCTGTTCCATTCCTCCCTTGGTGACATGCCATGCCATCCCACGTTTCACTCACCTGCCAACAGTGATTTCCATAAGCCAAGATGCTGCATACACCCAGACCTGCCCCTGCTGCTACCATAAGCCTGCGCCTCCTGCTTCCAGCAGCGTTCCAAGTGCTATGGGCACAGAAGGGGAGCCTGACCCAGCAAGTGGGTGGGTAGGTTCTCCAAGTCATTTCTCTTAACCTGTAAGAAAAACAGGCCAGATGCAGTACTTTAAGAagacatatataaaaaaattcccttcttaccccactgggtggtatgtgtcttcctcaatctcggatccactaccagaggcctgggagtttgagggttctgcgcagtatcttggctgttcctagcactgcactcttctgacagagagctctgatgttcctcctgggatctgttggagccactcccccagcttgggggtcacagccccaagtgcccctaccaccactggtaGGGAccgctttggccttcactttccacctcctctctagttcctccttcaggccctggtacttctccagcttctcatattccttcttcccgatgttgctgtcacttggcactgctacatctatcaccaccactgtcttctggtccttgtctattaccacgatgtccagttgattggccagtacctgcctgtctgcctggatctggaagtcccacaggatcttagccctgtcattctccacgaccttctgtggaatctcccatccggacttgggagggtctagcttatagactgtgcagatgttcctgtacacaatgccagctacttgattGTGCCgttcagtatatgctgttcctgcctgcatcttaccccctgccactatgtgttgctgtcatgagtgccgttgagctgaagtcatcagcgcaatggcacacatgacaatagcaaggaaacaggggaaggggctcaagataagtagccatcaactcacaacgactaaaggtcaagaaacaatagctaaacggattacggagcacacccaagccattagcgctaatacaacggagatcgcccagctgacagcaatcaccggaggaatagagaaaccgatgatgggcgatcccggaacgccagcggggcctcgcaacccctcacccaccggcaggtcaacgtgttggacaaaggggggtgacgtgaccgcgagtgagggggcgctgaccggcgcggggtatttaaaccccgcaccggcgcgctcctgtcactctcagcttttttcccgatgctgtacctgcgctgtgaataaaccagagcctgttccaccgaaccagtgtctgagcattattcagaggtaggcagcgcatgacagttgcactgtctctgaggcctctctgcacagtctgcacctcaggtcctgtctagtgtggtagaaccctgcttctatggatctggtgcttagtgcctgttcttgtgctgctgtgatcagtgcctatgttcctgcctgcatcttatatatctatatctacacacacaccgAGTTAAGCCTTCCTAACTCTTAATGAAAGATCAGAGACGCATCACAGTTTCCCAAAGAAAGACAATGTGATATCCATTATCTTAGGGGGCttttaaaaagaggaggaagaaaagagaaacatttaTGGAAGATAACTTGGTAACAAGCTAGAAGCTATATCCCTGAACATTAGGGACAAGGAACATGTTCAGTGTTACCCAGTTTGCACAGTTCCTGGAAATGACAGGTTGTCACCCACAAAAGTAGGATGCCAAACTACATGGATATTTGATCCCTTCTACCAGGGCTGCTCTGTGTTCTGAAGGGCTTCAGGTTGCCAatacagaattctcagcaacctCACAAAGCTATTTCCCATTCAGTTCTTCATGGATAGTAATAACAGCTAAATGGTTTTCAAGTTGGGTACTGCACACCATGACTGACTCCTTTCTGATCCTAGAAAGCACATACTGTATTCTGCAAGCAGTAATGTAAGAAGAGGTGTCCCAGTGTCCTTTAAACATGCTGTGTCGTAACTTTGATCTTTAGAATGTGCCGAATCATACTCCGCAGACTTACAACACCTGCCATGTAACACAGACACGCAAAGGCAAGGCAAACTGTAGAAATACATTACTGGAAGGAAGAGGGGGAAGCATTAAAGTGAGGCTGCCAGGAAGCAGGGGTGCTGAGAAAGAAAGAACTCCTTTCTGGTCTCCAAGCAACAAATCTTAAGAATTCCCTAGCCTACTTTCAAATAAATCTTCTTAAAGAAAATGAGTTTCCTATTTCTAGAGAGAAAAGTGTGAACATGCGACCTAGATGGCTGTTTGCCAGATCTATAAAACATGAGTTTGCTCAGTTCCCTGGCAGGCATTCTCATGGCTTGGCAGTGTTTGGTTTTCGTTTCTTAAAGCAGCCTGCATTCCCCACATGCAGCAGCTtctgaaacttttaaaataaagtcaaCAGGAAAGgagcttctggattttttttttaatccattcaattgtgtccaattctcagagactgcctagacaagtccctgcagttttcttggcaaggttttttgaaagtggtatcccattgcctgctttctagggctaagagaaagtgactggcccaaggtcacccagctggctttgtgcctgaggtgggactagaactcacggcctcctggtttctagcctggtgccttgaccactataccagactggctctggaTGATTATTAGAAACAGATAAAACATTTCCCTGAAAGCAGAGGCAAGCAAACTTTTTGCCGTTGGGTTGTTCCTTTTCCTTAAAATGTCTGAACATAGGATTCTTGCCATCATTAGCAATAGGGGGCAGATGTCTGCTTTCCAGGAAGCTCAGAGATTACTGATTAACTTCTGCCTCCACTCAAGGTGAAATTGAAGGGGTAATAAAAATGATCTCTAAGTTTGTTTccttcctctggagctgcagaggCAGAAGCCTTGctaaaagggaaaggaagcacTTATAGATAAGATTAGAGtccatacatatatatatcaGGGTAAGGAGCCAAGGCAAATTAGTATGAGACAAGATTGTTTAGGGGAGTTCAGTCAAGGTGTCTGGCTTTCTTTTTATTAGGTTACAGAATGTGTAGCACCACCTGGGAGTGAGAAAAATGGTAGGACGGCATTGGGACAGGCTTGAAAGGAGAACAGCAAGAAGGTGATAGGCTAAGCTAAGCTCTTGGAAGACTTCTgttatttaataaaattgattTAGTCTTGCCTGAGGTTAGAAGCTGGATAACTTAGAAGTTTTTTAACAGTATCAACACTCCTGggtcaattaaaaagaaaacctttgaGCTTTACTGCCTTTCTTTTAATCCCATAAGACAGTAGCAATGCAAAAACAAATTCCCTGCCTAAAAATGGACCTAAAGGGGAAAGGTCAACAATGATATTCCAGTATCTTTTGAGTGATCTTAATATCATGACAAGTtatctcctctttcttctccttagAGAAACTTTTAGCTGAATCCAAGAGTTTTACCTTTCTAACTTTGTCCAGATAGTTCTAACAAATAAAAAGCATCTCTGAAAATATCTTTATTCGTTGTCAAATGGAATCTCAGAAGTGGTGGCAAAGTGCTTTGTACAGCAGCTTTTAGCATCTTTGACAGGATTGTGGGTAACAGGAACTCTGAATTTGGATGTATTGTCTGAGATTAAACATTTCCCTTCACTGTAAATATGCTTTCAAATAAGTAACTCTTTTTCCATACCAGTATGTTCTCTGAAGAGTGCAGAGACCATTTCGGCTGGATCTGGACAGCGACATCTTTTCCAAACCTCTCTGCAAAAGAGAGAATCTGTGAAAGCTTgtacaaaaaaaaatcccccaaatgcCTACCAGATGCGCATTTGAAAACCACATTCTTTTCTCTAACTTTACTGCTGGCAAATACTTACATCTGCCTAGGCCTGGTAAACTTTATAAGAAAAAATATGGCAGGAGATTAGCACAGAAAACATTCAAATCTGTTTCTAAACAGCTATTCCTAGAAAGCAATTTGTGAAGCTAATTGTTACCAGTAGCGTCAAGATAGGTATGTCCATGAGTTACTTCACTGATATACTGCTTGATAAAAAAAATGTAGCAATTAAATTACAGGAAAAGGATGTTAGTTCTCCTTATAGGCAGAGACTTCAGTTCCCATGGTATCTGCCCAACTGGTTCAAACTGGCAGGGTTGGCGTGCTAcgggttccatcaattaaacaatgccacctatcggGACCCCAGAAGcgcaccttctctgcagcagtgcctgtcctctggaatgaaattcgaacagcccccaccctactgggattcgaagggccttaaagacctggctcttcaccaagGCCATTGGAGAGGACGACtgatgccttccttccttcctgccttccttcctgttccCCGCTGCCATTGTTGTTccttgtcttgtgctgtttttgtgttttctgcattgttctttgtttttaaaaagttttaaccactgtaaaccgcccagagttgctgggagttgggcaacaTATACATGTAATAAATTATCATTAGTTATAGTTCATGAACAATTGCAATCAGCGTAGGAGACAGCAAGCATAGTTCTGGACAAAGTCACAcaactcctcctcttcctcactattttttttcattgcagGGAATTTAGAAACTGGTTGGTCAAGTTTGTATATTCTGTGGGACAGTATAGTGCCTATAAGAGCTGTAACTTCCTGTATGCAGGCAGGCAAGCTTGAAAATAAGATTCAGTGAAGCTGATCTCCGTCTGGTTTTGACAGAGCAAAGATTCTTTAGCCTAGCTACTTATTACAAAAAAGGCTGATATATAACCTAGATATCACATCATAGTACGAACTTTTTCAAAACAGCACTGGGAGTCATTCAGCTGCAGTTTCTTCCAGTCCTCTTTGAAAAAAAGACCCAGATAGCTGTTGGGGGCTATTGCTTGTTCTGGCAGATGGAAAGCTGGGAAATTGATATGGAGCAGGAGACGTGGACAGGCAAATCTCCAAATAACAACTGAGGAACCCTACCCATTTTAAGTGTGCAACATGGTCAATTTCTATTCCAATTATAAAGTAGACAGTATTTTGAAGTAACGTATCTGAACAAATACATAGCCATTAATCCCCTGAGGAATTACAAAAACTGGTGTCCTGGAGTACTTAGAAGCAAAGAATAACTTGTCCCAAGCCATCCAGTGAGCTTGTATTGAAAGGTTTCAAGTCCAGGTCCAAATCCAACTTTCTAGCCATTATTTCTGAAGCTTTTGGTTGGAGAAATAGGGATAGACTGTTTTTTAATGAAATCCATCAACTCTGAACAGATACCAAGAAATTTTCTGAAGCCACTGCCAGCTTTAGTAGCTTGATAGTCAcagataaagttgagcgggtatccattttgttggaagatgctgtacagatgatctttttcctt
This window contains:
- the SUOX gene encoding sulfite oxidase, mitochondrial, encoding MSLSRSSRNGLCTLQRTYWLREMTWRTYPPTCWVRLPFCAHSTWNAAGSRRRRLMVAAGAGLGVCSILAYGNHCWQATKAEPPISTPAPSFPRFTREEVARHHDEANRVWVTYGSEVFDVTDFIELHPGGRSKILLAAGGALEPFWALYAMHKQQHVQDILQEYKVGELSPEEPPLPSPDDPYANDPPRHPALRVNTVKPFNAEPPPELLSEYFLTPNQLFFKRNHLPVPVVDPETYRLCIRSPSGQTLSLSLQDLKQNFQKHEVTATLQCAGNRRAEMNTIQNTNRLGWNIGAISNACWGGARLRDVLIQAGYQPGDKGHVCFEGLDKDHSGTVYGASIPFKKAMSPDGDVLLAYEMNGEELPRDHGFPLRVIVPGVVGARNVKWLARITVGPGESKSHWQQKDYKGFSSSVTWETVDFSKAPAIQEMSIQSAITEPTPKTSVSPGELKVKGYAWSGGGQRVIRVDVSLDGGKSWQEASLTGEEQLPGRAWAWKLWQLDTSVPAGTKELNIVCKAVDTSYNVQPECVGPIWNILGVLNNAWHRVHIRVGED